One Parageobacillus sp. KH3-4 genomic region harbors:
- a CDS encoding HAMP domain-containing sensor histidine kinase: MKNKPLAIQIWSVFAGITLVFSILIAIFIFVTLRSFFMEETYRIIENSQMNRFAGNVFEENPIVRDQSRQSNRSVNHLVFLPHVGVVKDSKLPPKVLKQLYKQALLQEEVSKRYTRKIQGERIYYVIRKGTALGREVALVSYMWDSYLNDLVRTLFRRLILIIGIALLVASLPAALLAKYLTRPLREMDKHVRRIAERDWHEPLVQDRGDEIGRLARSIEKMRIKLVQQDEAQQSMLQHISHELKTPVMVIRSYAESIEDGIFPKGSLEGSVSVIKQEAMRLEKRIKDLLYLTKLDYYATQEPKYGPVNLAHLLEEVAERMKPNRPDLEFKMELSEMVITGDAEQWKIAFENILDNQMRYARTQIQVNTKGAVVRIWNDGPQMEEHLLEQVFKKFQVGQRGKFGLGLAIVQRIAELHKAKVWAANENGGVAFYIQFTS; this comes from the coding sequence ATGAAAAACAAGCCGTTAGCGATTCAAATATGGAGCGTGTTTGCGGGAATAACACTTGTATTTTCCATTTTAATTGCGATTTTTATTTTTGTAACGTTGCGCAGCTTTTTTATGGAGGAAACGTACCGAATTATTGAAAATTCGCAAATGAATCGATTTGCTGGTAACGTTTTTGAGGAAAATCCAATTGTGAGGGATCAAAGCAGGCAGTCCAACCGCAGCGTTAACCATTTAGTGTTTTTGCCTCATGTGGGAGTGGTGAAAGATAGCAAGCTGCCTCCAAAAGTTTTAAAACAGTTATATAAACAAGCCCTCTTACAGGAGGAAGTATCTAAACGGTACACAAGGAAAATCCAAGGGGAACGAATTTATTATGTCATCCGCAAAGGGACGGCGCTTGGCAGAGAAGTTGCCCTCGTATCTTATATGTGGGATTCGTATTTGAACGATTTAGTGCGCACCTTGTTTCGTCGTCTCATCCTTATTATCGGAATAGCGTTATTAGTAGCCTCTCTTCCTGCCGCTTTGTTGGCAAAATATTTAACACGTCCGTTACGGGAGATGGACAAGCATGTCAGACGCATCGCCGAAAGAGATTGGCATGAACCCCTTGTTCAAGATCGTGGTGATGAAATCGGACGCTTGGCGCGTTCCATTGAAAAGATGCGAATAAAGCTTGTTCAGCAGGATGAAGCGCAGCAATCGATGTTACAGCATATTTCTCATGAGTTAAAGACACCCGTAATGGTCATTCGTAGTTATGCAGAATCGATCGAGGACGGGATATTTCCAAAGGGGAGTCTGGAAGGCTCTGTTAGTGTCATTAAGCAAGAAGCAATGCGTCTAGAAAAACGAATTAAGGACTTGTTATATTTAACGAAATTGGATTATTACGCAACGCAAGAGCCAAAATATGGGCCAGTTAACCTTGCTCATTTGCTTGAAGAAGTAGCAGAACGGATGAAGCCGAATCGTCCGGACTTAGAATTTAAAATGGAATTATCTGAAATGGTGATTACGGGTGATGCGGAGCAGTGGAAAATTGCTTTTGAAAATATTTTAGACAATCAAATGCGCTACGCGCGGACGCAGATCCAAGTGAACACAAAGGGCGCGGTTGTACGAATTTGGAATGACGGTCCGCAGATGGAAGAACATTTGCTGGAACAAGTGTTTAAGAAGTTTCAGGTTGGTCAAAGAGGAAAATTTGGCTTGGGGCTAGCGATTGTTCAGCGAATTGCTGAGCTTCATAAGGCAAAGGTGTGGGCAGCAAACGAAAATGGAGGAGTGGCTTTTTATATACAATTTACATCATAA
- a CDS encoding D-2-hydroxyacid dehydrogenase, with product MQLQNILVTGRLYLAMAQLLKEKKINKNFRFVAESEICRDDFFWADVYVGFRPVPCFEFGNIRWVHSLGAGVDAFLWNREWKEGVLLTRTVGSFGEQISEYCLSYMLRDLQCHDVYGWYQSQRQWKQIMPQRLRNQCIVICGTGEIGQQIARHLQIFGVQPIGISRSGQMKPHFAAVFPMHQASEVLPKANWVIAALPLTKQTYHLLDEKFFALLNNASFINVGRGATVDEVALWSALERRHVRLAVLDVVENEPLPPESPLWQHPNVIITPHIAALTSPEEAVDCFLQTLQRIEAGEPLGNKVDVQRGY from the coding sequence ATGCAGCTTCAAAATATTTTAGTAACTGGACGGCTGTATTTGGCAATGGCGCAACTGTTAAAAGAAAAGAAGATAAATAAAAATTTTCGTTTTGTTGCTGAAAGCGAAATTTGCCGCGACGATTTTTTTTGGGCAGACGTGTATGTTGGATTTCGTCCAGTGCCTTGCTTTGAATTTGGCAACATTCGTTGGGTGCATTCTCTCGGGGCGGGAGTAGACGCATTTTTATGGAATAGAGAGTGGAAAGAGGGAGTGTTGCTGACGAGGACGGTCGGTTCCTTTGGCGAGCAAATTAGTGAATATTGCCTGAGCTACATGCTTCGAGATTTACAATGCCATGACGTTTACGGATGGTATCAATCGCAAAGGCAATGGAAGCAGATCATGCCGCAGCGGTTGCGGAATCAATGCATCGTCATTTGCGGAACAGGGGAGATCGGGCAGCAGATCGCCCGCCATTTGCAGATTTTTGGCGTTCAGCCGATTGGCATTTCGCGAAGCGGACAGATGAAACCGCATTTCGCTGCGGTATTTCCGATGCATCAGGCAAGCGAAGTGCTGCCAAAAGCGAATTGGGTCATTGCGGCGCTACCTTTGACAAAACAAACGTATCATTTATTGGATGAGAAGTTTTTTGCCCTTTTGAATAACGCTAGTTTTATTAATGTGGGCAGAGGGGCGACCGTTGATGAGGTTGCATTGTGGAGCGCATTGGAAAGACGCCATGTTCGCCTTGCGGTTTTGGATGTCGTCGAAAATGAGCCGTTGCCTCCGGAATCCCCACTATGGCAGCATCCAAATGTCATTATCACTCCGCACATTGCCGCATTGACATCTCCAGAGGAAGCGGTGGATTGCTTTTTGCAAACATTGCAGCGAATTGAAGCGGGTGAACCCCTTGGCAACAAAGTGGATGTACAGAGAGGATATTGA
- a CDS encoding TerC family protein: MEISSEALLALLKIIAIDIILSGDNAVVIAMATRKLPKHQQNQAIFWGTGGAVLLRIVFATVIVFLLKIPFIHLAGGLLLLWIAYKVLIEHKEETNIQSSDRLIKAIATIIAADAVMSLDNVVAIAGASEGHIGMIAFGVAISIPIMIFGSKAIVKIMEKYRWIAYVGSGILAWTGAKMMMEDEGFMRFLHFREGPLIYAVSAGLTIFVLAAGYITNKRAESKEGTIV, from the coding sequence TTGGAAATATCTTCGGAAGCGTTGTTGGCATTATTGAAAATCATTGCGATTGATATCATTTTATCCGGCGACAACGCGGTTGTCATTGCGATGGCGACGCGGAAGCTACCGAAGCACCAGCAAAATCAAGCGATCTTTTGGGGAACGGGAGGTGCGGTGCTTTTACGCATCGTATTTGCGACGGTCATTGTCTTTTTGTTAAAAATTCCGTTCATTCATTTAGCAGGTGGATTGCTGTTGCTTTGGATCGCCTATAAAGTGCTCATTGAACACAAAGAAGAAACGAACATTCAGTCGTCTGACCGTCTTATAAAAGCGATAGCCACCATTATTGCAGCTGACGCGGTGATGAGTTTGGACAATGTCGTTGCCATTGCTGGGGCGTCGGAAGGACATATCGGCATGATTGCATTTGGGGTGGCGATCAGCATTCCGATTATGATTTTCGGATCAAAAGCGATCGTGAAAATCATGGAGAAATATCGCTGGATTGCTTACGTCGGTTCAGGTATTTTGGCATGGACAGGCGCAAAAATGATGATGGAAGACGAAGGGTTTATGCGGTTTCTCCATTTCCGGGAAGGTCCGCTGATATATGCCGTTAGCGCCGGATTAACGATTTTCGTATTAGCAGCTGGATATATAACCAATAAAAGAGCGGAAAGCAAAGAAGGAACGATTGTGTAA
- a CDS encoding LutB/LldF family L-lactate oxidation iron-sulfur protein, producing MPMKIGNANFRERVETNLHNTFMRGAVAGAQERLHTRRLEAAEELGNWEEWRALGEEIRQHTLENLDYYLMQLSENVAKRGGHVFFAQTAEEANNYIRDVVIRKKAKKIVKSKSMVTEEINLNPVLEAAGCEVIETDLGEYILQVDDHDPPSHIVAPALHKNKEQIRDVFREKLGYKQTEKPEELALHARKTLRREYLTADIGITGCNFAIAESGSITLVTNEGNADLVTALPKTQITVMGMERIVPTFEEMEVLVSLLTRSAVGQKLTSYITVLTGPRDEGDVDGPEEFHLVIVDNGRSNILGTEFQPVLQCIRCAACVNVCPVYRHIGGHSYGSIYSGPIGAVLSPLLGGYDDYKELPYASSLCAACTEACPVKIPLHELLLKHRQVIVEREGKAPISEKLAMKAFGLGAASSFFYKLGSKVAPSALTPFTNDDRISKGPGPLKAWTEIREFPAPNKERFRDWFREHQKGGGK from the coding sequence ATGCCGATGAAAATTGGGAACGCAAATTTCCGCGAACGGGTCGAAACAAATCTTCATAACACGTTTATGCGCGGCGCTGTCGCTGGAGCGCAAGAACGGCTGCATACAAGACGACTCGAGGCGGCCGAGGAGCTCGGAAACTGGGAAGAGTGGCGCGCACTTGGGGAAGAAATTCGCCAACACACGCTAGAAAACTTAGATTATTATTTAATGCAATTGAGTGAAAACGTTGCCAAACGCGGCGGCCACGTCTTTTTCGCGCAAACCGCAGAAGAAGCAAACAATTATATCCGCGATGTCGTCATCCGAAAAAAGGCGAAAAAAATCGTCAAATCGAAATCGATGGTAACGGAAGAAATCAACTTAAACCCCGTATTGGAAGCGGCAGGCTGCGAAGTCATTGAAACAGACCTTGGCGAATACATTTTGCAAGTCGACGATCACGATCCCCCTTCTCACATCGTCGCTCCGGCGCTTCATAAAAATAAAGAGCAAATTCGCGATGTCTTTCGCGAAAAGCTCGGCTACAAGCAGACGGAAAAACCGGAAGAATTGGCGCTTCATGCCCGCAAAACGCTGCGCCGCGAATACTTAACCGCCGATATCGGCATCACCGGATGCAACTTTGCCATTGCCGAATCCGGCTCGATTACACTCGTAACCAATGAAGGCAACGCCGATTTAGTTACCGCCCTTCCCAAAACGCAAATCACCGTCATGGGAATGGAGCGCATCGTCCCAACGTTTGAAGAAATGGAAGTGCTTGTCAGTTTACTAACGCGAAGTGCCGTCGGGCAAAAATTGACGAGCTATATTACGGTGCTGACGGGCCCGCGCGATGAAGGGGACGTGGACGGTCCGGAAGAGTTTCATTTAGTCATCGTCGATAACGGCCGCTCCAACATTCTCGGTACGGAGTTTCAGCCGGTATTGCAATGCATACGCTGCGCCGCCTGCGTCAACGTATGCCCGGTATATCGTCACATTGGCGGACATTCGTACGGCTCGATTTATTCTGGTCCGATTGGTGCCGTTCTTTCGCCATTATTGGGCGGATACGACGACTATAAAGAACTGCCGTACGCCTCCTCGCTTTGCGCGGCTTGCACGGAAGCATGCCCGGTCAAAATTCCGCTTCACGAATTGTTGCTGAAACACCGCCAAGTGATCGTCGAACGCGAAGGAAAAGCGCCGATTTCGGAAAAATTGGCGATGAAAGCGTTCGGCTTAGGCGCAGCTTCCTCGTTCTTTTACAAGCTCGGTTCCAAAGTCGCTCCGAGCGCGTTGACGCCGTTTACAAACGATGATCGTATTTCCAAAGGCCCCGGACCGCTGAAAGCGTGGACGGAGATTCGCGAGTTCCCGGCTCCGAACAAAGAACGGTTCCGCGATTGGTTTCGCGAACACCAAAAAGGAGGCGGAAAATGA
- a CDS encoding xanthine dehydrogenase family protein molybdopterin-binding subunit, protein MAIGKSVIRKEAWDKVTGRAKYTNDFKEKGMLHAKLVTSPYAHARIRAIDAEKARAIPGVRAIITGEGLPLTGEDLRDRPPIAFDKVRYHGEVVAVVVADTLVQAEKAANLVHVIYEPLPAIGKPSEALKEGAPLIHEQLGSYQKNKHTYPEPNTNIAHRTKIRKGNIEQGWAESDVVVETSVAFSPSDHVAMETRCATAEILPDGNIVISASSQSPFMIKKLIHSYFGEDVGNIIVHTPLVGGAYGGKAPVQLELLAYLAAKAVGGRKVSVWNTREEDMITSPVHIGLEATVKLGATNDGYIKAAEILFLFDGGAYSDKAIDVSRAAAVDCTGPYHIENVWCDSLCVYTNHPYATPFRGFGHSEQAFAIERALDLLAEKLDMDKWELRRKNAIRPGHTTPTRVPLNRSNVGDLPACLDRLRELMEWDEWQRIEIDAYTVRAKGISCAWKTSTIDPDASSGVILTFNPDGSINVISGVVEIGTGTKTILAQIVAEKLKMDVNDVYVKMDIDTQTTPEHWKTVGSRGTFMAGRAALEAADDAIRQLKAIASCVLRASAEDLEVGYGKVFLRDDPSIYIPVKDIAYGYKYPNGNAIGGQIIGRGNYILRHMTPLDKETGAGKPGPEWTVGAEGVEIEFNRRDYTYKILKAFAVIDIGKVLNPKAALGQAMGAMSMGLSFASRETFLFDRYERVLNPQLRTYRPIRFGEHPEYIVEFIETPQIDAPYGARGAGEHGLIGMPAALANALSLAAEVPLNELPLFPELIWRKKKGDIHDSF, encoded by the coding sequence ATGGCCATCGGTAAAAGCGTCATTCGCAAAGAAGCATGGGACAAAGTGACCGGAAGAGCCAAATACACGAACGATTTCAAAGAAAAAGGCATGCTCCATGCCAAACTCGTTACCAGTCCGTACGCTCATGCGCGCATTCGCGCGATCGATGCCGAAAAAGCGCGCGCCATTCCCGGCGTGCGTGCGATTATCACCGGCGAAGGGCTGCCGCTGACAGGAGAAGACTTGCGCGACCGCCCTCCCATCGCCTTTGATAAAGTGCGCTATCATGGCGAAGTCGTTGCCGTCGTCGTTGCCGATACGCTTGTGCAGGCAGAAAAAGCGGCCAACCTTGTTCATGTCATCTATGAACCTCTTCCTGCCATCGGCAAACCAAGCGAAGCGCTAAAAGAAGGTGCCCCCCTCATCCATGAACAGCTAGGAAGCTACCAAAAGAACAAACATACCTATCCCGAACCGAATACGAACATCGCCCATCGTACGAAAATCCGCAAAGGCAATATAGAACAAGGCTGGGCGGAAAGCGACGTCGTTGTGGAAACGAGCGTAGCCTTTTCCCCTTCCGACCACGTGGCAATGGAAACAAGATGCGCCACTGCAGAAATTCTTCCCGACGGCAATATCGTTATTTCCGCTTCCTCCCAGTCGCCATTTATGATTAAAAAGCTCATTCATTCCTACTTTGGCGAAGATGTCGGCAACATTATCGTCCATACCCCGCTTGTCGGCGGAGCGTACGGCGGAAAAGCGCCTGTACAGCTTGAGCTTCTCGCCTATCTGGCAGCGAAAGCGGTGGGGGGAAGGAAGGTCAGCGTTTGGAATACAAGGGAAGAAGATATGATCACCTCTCCGGTCCATATCGGACTGGAGGCCACCGTCAAGCTTGGCGCCACAAACGACGGCTATATCAAAGCGGCGGAAATTCTGTTTTTGTTTGACGGCGGCGCTTATTCCGATAAAGCGATCGATGTCAGCCGCGCTGCAGCCGTCGACTGCACCGGGCCATACCATATCGAAAATGTTTGGTGTGATTCGCTATGCGTCTATACAAATCATCCATATGCCACCCCATTTCGCGGCTTCGGCCATAGCGAACAAGCGTTTGCCATCGAACGTGCACTAGACTTGCTCGCCGAAAAGCTAGATATGGACAAATGGGAATTGCGGCGCAAAAACGCGATCCGCCCTGGCCATACTACCCCGACGCGAGTGCCGTTAAACCGCAGCAACGTTGGCGACTTGCCCGCCTGTCTCGATCGTTTGCGCGAGCTAATGGAATGGGACGAATGGCAACGCATCGAAATCGATGCTTATACCGTACGGGCAAAAGGCATCAGCTGCGCGTGGAAAACATCCACGATTGACCCCGATGCCAGCTCTGGCGTCATTTTAACATTTAATCCCGACGGAAGCATCAATGTCATCTCTGGGGTGGTTGAAATCGGAACCGGAACAAAAACGATCCTCGCCCAAATCGTTGCTGAGAAATTAAAAATGGATGTCAACGATGTCTACGTCAAAATGGACATCGATACACAAACGACACCCGAACATTGGAAAACAGTCGGAAGCCGAGGCACCTTTATGGCGGGCAGGGCGGCGCTCGAAGCGGCGGACGATGCCATCCGCCAGTTAAAAGCGATCGCGTCTTGCGTGCTCCGCGCTTCAGCGGAAGATTTAGAAGTTGGCTATGGAAAAGTATTTTTACGCGATGACCCTAGCATCTACATCCCGGTTAAAGACATCGCCTACGGTTACAAATATCCAAACGGCAATGCGATCGGCGGGCAAATTATCGGACGGGGAAACTATATTTTGCGCCACATGACCCCGCTTGACAAAGAAACGGGCGCGGGCAAACCGGGGCCGGAATGGACGGTCGGCGCGGAAGGAGTGGAAATTGAATTCAACCGCCGTGACTACACGTATAAAATCCTCAAAGCGTTCGCCGTCATTGATATCGGCAAAGTGCTCAATCCGAAAGCCGCGCTCGGGCAGGCGATGGGGGCAATGAGCATGGGGCTGAGTTTTGCGAGCCGCGAAACGTTTTTATTCGACCGCTACGAACGGGTGCTAAATCCACAACTGCGCACTTATCGGCCCATTCGCTTCGGCGAACACCCGGAATATATTGTGGAGTTTATCGAAACGCCGCAAATCGATGCGCCATACGGAGCGCGCGGCGCTGGCGAGCACGGACTGATCGGCATGCCGGCCGCATTGGCAAACGCTTTGTCGCTCGCTGCGGAAGTGCCGCTCAATGAACTGCCGCTGTTCCCTGAGCTGATTTGGCGGAAAAAGAAAGGTGACATTCATGATTCCTTTTGA
- a CDS encoding SPFH domain-containing protein → MKETKAWHMNGFVGIIFLVMLVAGALVSFLQQQIVIAALLAVIAVALASGITIVQPNQAKVLIFFGRYLGTIRDSGLFLTVPLTIRQKVSLRVRNFTSSKLKVNDVQGNPIEIAAVIVFRVIDSAKAIFDVDDYEQFVEIQSEAAIRHVATKYPYDTFTDDDEITLRGNADIISDVLAAELQERLKVAGVEVIEARLTHLAYSPEIASAMLQRQQAIAILAARKKIVEGAVSMAQMAIEQLDKEGILELDDERKANMVNNLMVAIVSERATQPVINAGSLY, encoded by the coding sequence ATGAAGGAAACAAAGGCGTGGCATATGAACGGTTTTGTTGGGATTATTTTCCTTGTAATGTTGGTGGCGGGAGCGCTTGTTAGCTTTCTTCAGCAGCAAATCGTTATTGCTGCTCTACTTGCCGTTATTGCTGTCGCATTGGCAAGCGGCATTACCATTGTGCAACCGAACCAAGCAAAAGTGCTGATTTTCTTCGGCCGCTATTTAGGCACCATCCGCGATAGCGGGTTATTTCTGACCGTTCCGCTCACGATTCGGCAAAAAGTTTCTTTGCGCGTCCGCAATTTTACAAGCAGCAAGCTGAAAGTCAATGATGTGCAAGGCAACCCGATTGAAATCGCCGCTGTCATCGTGTTTCGCGTCATCGACTCCGCGAAAGCAATTTTTGATGTGGACGATTACGAACAGTTTGTGGAGATTCAAAGCGAAGCAGCCATTCGCCACGTCGCCACGAAATATCCTTACGACACATTTACCGATGATGACGAAATTACGTTACGAGGCAACGCAGACATTATTTCCGACGTGCTTGCAGCTGAGTTGCAGGAACGCCTTAAAGTAGCTGGAGTGGAAGTAATCGAAGCGCGCCTTACGCATCTCGCCTACTCCCCGGAAATTGCCAGCGCGATGTTGCAACGTCAACAAGCGATCGCGATTTTAGCCGCAAGAAAGAAAATTGTCGAAGGCGCTGTTTCCATGGCGCAAATGGCGATCGAGCAGCTTGACAAAGAAGGAATTTTGGAGTTAGATGATGAACGAAAAGCCAATATGGTCAATAACTTAATGGTCGCCATTGTTTCGGAACGGGCGACCCAGCCGGTCATTAACGCCGGCAGTCTATATTAA
- a CDS encoding MerR family transcriptional regulator, protein MKRFKIDDVAKETGLTKRTIRYYEEIGLIKPPKRSEKGTRLYSEEDIEQLKKVIAAREVLGFSLQELHHFLTLKEAIESHRFEYRNAVNQDEKKQELQNIASNLRKQIDMLKQKMKKMLELKNELEQLEQRIQTILQEEERRG, encoded by the coding sequence ATGAAACGATTCAAAATTGACGACGTCGCCAAAGAAACAGGATTAACAAAGCGGACGATCCGCTACTATGAAGAAATTGGCCTCATTAAGCCCCCTAAACGCAGCGAAAAAGGAACGCGCCTCTATTCGGAAGAAGATATCGAACAGTTAAAAAAAGTGATTGCCGCTCGCGAGGTACTAGGATTTTCGCTTCAAGAATTGCATCATTTTTTGACATTGAAGGAGGCGATCGAATCCCATCGCTTCGAGTATCGCAACGCTGTAAATCAAGACGAAAAAAAACAAGAACTGCAAAATATTGCTTCCAACCTTCGGAAACAAATCGACATGCTCAAGCAAAAGATGAAAAAAATGCTCGAACTAAAAAATGAGTTAGAACAACTCGAACAACGAATTCAAACGATTTTGCAGGAAGAAGAAAGGAGGGGATAA
- a CDS encoding FAD binding domain-containing protein, whose amino-acid sequence MIPFEITYHRPRSIEEAVRLFDTLQQQGKKPLYYGGGTEIITLSRLHLVAADAVIDIKHIPECRALKSNPHELVLGAAVPLTALEEANPFPLLTKAASEVADRTARNQITLGGNICGQIFYRETVLPFLLSDSQAVIAGKDGVRQCSIHDIFQQHMRLKPGQFLVQMKVDRSYASLPHFHRKRRKQGEVGYPLVTAAAIKKDGQIRVALSGVCPFPFRSKEMEEQLNARHLSLHDRIAGAVRALPRPILDDIEGSAAYRLFVLEQMLFDIIDELGGE is encoded by the coding sequence ATGATTCCTTTTGAGATTACTTATCATCGCCCTCGCTCCATTGAAGAAGCGGTGCGGCTGTTTGACACCTTGCAGCAGCAAGGCAAAAAACCGCTCTATTACGGGGGCGGAACGGAAATTATTACGCTCTCCCGCCTCCATCTTGTTGCCGCCGACGCGGTCATTGACATTAAACATATTCCCGAATGCCGCGCGCTCAAATCCAATCCGCACGAACTCGTGCTCGGGGCGGCGGTGCCGCTGACCGCATTGGAAGAGGCCAATCCGTTTCCGCTCTTGACGAAAGCGGCAAGCGAAGTCGCCGACCGAACGGCACGCAACCAAATTACCCTCGGCGGCAATATTTGCGGGCAAATTTTTTACCGCGAAACGGTATTGCCGTTTCTGCTTTCTGACAGTCAAGCAGTCATTGCCGGAAAAGACGGCGTAAGGCAGTGCAGCATCCACGATATCTTTCAGCAGCACATGCGGCTAAAACCCGGACAATTTCTCGTACAAATGAAAGTTGACCGCTCCTACGCATCGCTGCCCCATTTCCATCGCAAGCGCCGCAAACAAGGCGAAGTCGGATATCCGCTTGTCACCGCCGCCGCCATCAAAAAAGACGGGCAAATCCGCGTGGCACTAAGCGGCGTGTGCCCGTTTCCGTTTCGCTCCAAAGAGATGGAGGAACAGTTAAATGCACGGCATCTCTCCTTACATGACCGCATTGCGGGAGCGGTCCGAGCTCTGCCGCGGCCAATTTTAGACGATATTGAAGGATCGGCGGCGTACCGTCTGTTTGTGCTTGAACAAATGCTTTTCGATATTATCGACGAGCTGGGAGGGGAGTAA
- a CDS encoding (2Fe-2S)-binding protein codes for MEASTKCEMQLLVNGETKSVVARQGDTLLFILRNELGLTGAKPGCLNGDCGACTVLVDGIPIKSCMMLAIETVGKEITTIEGLYNTPIQRAFVEHFAFQCGYCTPGFIMNAHALIERHLDADDSTIQEWLESNICRCTSYKEIEAAVKTVLANHSAIPNKDHF; via the coding sequence ATGGAGGCCTCAACCAAATGTGAAATGCAATTGCTGGTGAACGGGGAAACGAAATCCGTCGTCGCCCGCCAAGGAGATACATTGCTATTCATTCTTCGGAACGAACTCGGTCTTACCGGAGCAAAACCTGGCTGCTTAAACGGCGACTGCGGCGCATGCACCGTATTAGTGGACGGCATCCCAATCAAATCGTGCATGATGCTTGCCATTGAAACGGTCGGAAAAGAGATTACTACGATCGAAGGGCTTTATAACACGCCGATTCAGCGCGCGTTTGTCGAACATTTTGCCTTCCAGTGCGGCTACTGCACCCCCGGCTTTATTATGAACGCCCATGCTTTAATAGAACGCCATCTCGACGCGGATGACAGTACCATTCAAGAATGGCTGGAATCGAACATTTGCCGATGTACGAGCTATAAAGAGATTGAGGCAGCAGTAAAAACTGTTTTAGCAAACCATTCAGCTATTCCTAACAAAGACCATTTTTGA
- a CDS encoding lactate utilization protein C, with translation MQTGTIHNRDKFLQTIANRLGRKQRTAGVSRPHWRHQPQWTVFQGYSQDELLEALKAQCPRIHTQCVETTSVGLKETLKEVVAKHGGGPVVAWDDPRFAEYGLTHLLRNEWPRENIDVHVWDASAGRKNIDFAEKANVGITFSDITLAESGTVVLLSGNGKGRTVSFLPKTYIAIIAKSTIVPRMTQAAAYIHEQIEKGHLVPSCINFITGPSNSADIEMNLVVGVHGPMQATYIVVVDR, from the coding sequence ATGCAGACTGGGACGATTCATAACCGCGACAAGTTTTTGCAAACCATCGCCAACCGGCTCGGGCGCAAGCAGCGCACCGCAGGGGTGTCCCGGCCGCATTGGCGCCATCAGCCGCAATGGACCGTATTTCAAGGCTATAGCCAAGATGAATTATTGGAAGCGTTGAAAGCACAATGTCCGCGCATTCACACCCAATGCGTCGAAACAACATCCGTTGGACTAAAAGAAACGCTAAAGGAAGTGGTCGCCAAGCACGGAGGCGGCCCTGTTGTGGCATGGGACGATCCACGCTTTGCTGAATACGGATTGACGCATTTACTACGTAACGAATGGCCGAGAGAAAATATTGATGTCCACGTCTGGGACGCTTCCGCCGGCAGAAAAAACATCGATTTTGCTGAAAAAGCAAACGTCGGCATTACATTTAGCGACATCACGCTTGCCGAGTCAGGAACGGTCGTGTTATTGAGCGGAAACGGAAAGGGACGAACCGTCAGCTTCTTGCCAAAAACGTATATCGCCATCATCGCCAAAAGCACAATCGTACCGCGCATGACTCAGGCGGCCGCTTACATTCATGAACAGATCGAAAAGGGGCATCTCGTCCCTTCATGCATCAATTTCATCACCGGCCCAAGCAACTCGGCTGATATTGAAATGAACTTAGTCGTTGGGGTGCACGGTCCGATGCAAGCAACTTATATTGTCGTTGTCGACCGCTGA